Proteins found in one Gadus macrocephalus chromosome 23, ASM3116895v1 genomic segment:
- the lsm5 gene encoding U6 snRNA-associated Sm-like protein LSm5, whose protein sequence is MAATPATNPSQLLPLELVDKCIGSRIHIVMKTDKEIVGTLLGFDDFVNMVLEDVTEFEITPEGRRITKLDQILLNGNNITMLIPGGEGPEV, encoded by the exons ATGGCGGCAACACCAGCAACAAACCCCTCACAATTGCTCCCGCTTG AGCTGGTGGACAAATGCATCGGTTCAAGAATACACATCGTGATGAAGACCGACAAGGAGATTGTCGGCACGTTGCTCGGGTTCGACGACTTTGTCA ACATGGTGTTGGAGGACGTGACAGAGTT TGAAATCACACCTGAGGGACGGAGAATAACCAAGTTAGACCAGATCCTTCTCAATGGCAACAACATCACGATG CTAATTCCTGGTGGAGAAGGACCAGAAGTATAA